Proteins from a genomic interval of Pseudanabaena yagii GIHE-NHR1:
- a CDS encoding DUF2127 domain-containing protein, producing the protein MKPRISKRPMAITILATTMVGSSLLLISDRLLNFYIYRLLEGDIPLVGNNSTNLQVVSGIAFIGFSLVPILLAIGLWHLKSWARFLSICLFSAVMFPAAAASLNLVSPPSATKLLAIPTVFDDALNVDVSTPVSRLMVLNPYIALGSAIALAVLLTPAIGRAFRSYHSSRNLEDN; encoded by the coding sequence ATGAAACCTAGAATCTCAAAACGCCCGATGGCAATTACGATACTTGCAACCACAATGGTTGGCTCCAGCCTCTTGCTGATTAGCGATCGCCTATTAAACTTCTACATCTATCGTTTACTAGAAGGAGATATTCCTTTAGTCGGCAATAATTCTACCAATTTACAAGTAGTTTCAGGGATTGCCTTCATTGGTTTTAGTTTAGTCCCAATCCTCTTAGCGATCGGTCTATGGCATTTAAAATCGTGGGCAAGATTTCTCAGCATTTGTCTGTTTAGTGCCGTGATGTTTCCTGCGGCAGCAGCATCTTTGAATTTGGTTTCACCCCCCTCAGCTACCAAACTTTTGGCGATTCCAACGGTATTTGATGATGCCCTCAATGTGGATGTGTCTACACCTGTTTCCCGACTAATGGTTTTAAATCCATATATTGCGCTTGGCAGTGCGATCGCCCTTGCCGTTTTGCTGACTCCTGCGATCGGTAGAGCTTTTCGCTCGTATCACAGTTCTAGAAATCTAGAAGATAATTAG
- the cax gene encoding calcium/proton exchanger, whose translation MFKNIFSFGLLVFVPISIIGHFLGWDSTLIFVTSAIAILPLAGWLSTATEEIAVVLGPSWGGLMNATFGNATELIIAIVALNAGFTSVVKASITGSIIGNLLLVMGLSMFLGGLRYKEQEFQPTMARLNASVMNLAVIAILLPTAANFTTAGISEEILQKLSLSVAIVLIIVYCLTLLFSMKTHAYLYDVGKSEADDAEAEEGHPQKVNLPLWIAVLFGVTLLVAFESELLVGTLEEATAQLGLTELFTGVILLPIIGNAAEHTTAITVAMKNKMELSVSVAVGSSMQIALFVAPALVIVGWFLGKPMDLNFNPFELVAVAVAVLIANSISSDGRSNWLEGSLLVATYAILGFAFYFQPV comes from the coding sequence ATGTTTAAGAACATCTTCTCCTTTGGATTACTTGTGTTTGTCCCGATTTCAATCATTGGTCATTTTCTCGGATGGGATTCTACGCTTATATTTGTCACTTCAGCGATCGCCATTTTGCCCCTAGCAGGTTGGCTGAGCACTGCAACTGAGGAGATTGCGGTAGTCCTTGGTCCCTCGTGGGGCGGATTGATGAATGCTACTTTTGGTAATGCAACCGAGCTAATTATTGCGATCGTGGCATTAAATGCAGGATTTACCAGTGTGGTAAAAGCAAGCATCACAGGTTCGATTATTGGAAACCTCTTGCTAGTCATGGGATTATCCATGTTTTTGGGCGGATTGCGTTACAAAGAGCAAGAATTTCAGCCAACTATGGCGAGATTAAATGCTTCAGTGATGAATTTGGCGGTAATTGCGATTTTATTGCCCACAGCAGCAAATTTTACAACTGCGGGAATTAGCGAAGAGATTTTGCAAAAATTATCTCTGTCTGTAGCGATCGTGTTGATCATTGTCTATTGTCTCACGCTTCTATTTTCGATGAAAACCCACGCCTATCTCTATGATGTCGGTAAATCAGAAGCCGATGACGCTGAGGCAGAAGAAGGACATCCTCAAAAAGTGAATCTACCACTATGGATTGCTGTTCTGTTTGGAGTAACTCTACTAGTCGCTTTTGAATCGGAACTATTAGTAGGCACTTTAGAAGAAGCAACTGCTCAACTAGGTTTAACGGAACTATTTACTGGGGTAATCCTCTTGCCAATTATTGGTAATGCGGCGGAGCATACAACCGCAATTACCGTAGCGATGAAGAACAAAATGGAACTATCGGTATCAGTTGCTGTTGGCTCCAGTATGCAAATTGCCCTCTTTGTTGCGCCTGCGCTCGTAATTGTCGGTTGGTTCCTTGGTAAGCCAATGGATTTAAACTTCAATCCCTTTGAATTAGTGGCAGTTGCCGTAGCAGTTTTGATTGCCAACTCAATTAGCTCTGATGGGCGATCAAATTGGCTAGAAGGTTCTCTACTCGTAGCAACCTACGCAATTCTAGGCTTCGCCTTCTATTTTCAACCAGTTTAA